A single Natranaerobius thermophilus JW/NM-WN-LF DNA region contains:
- a CDS encoding YgiQ family radical SAM protein — protein MRQQFLPISKTDMEQRGWEQLDFIIISGDAYVDHPSFGVAIIGRLLESKGYRVGIISQPDWKDTQDFKRLGKPKLGFFISAGNIDSMVNHYTVAKKLRRKDAYSPGGKMGMRPDRASIVYSQKAREAYKKVPIILGGLEASLRRLSHYDYWENRVRRSILLDSRADLLVYGMGEKQVVEIAEALDSGLSISDLTFIKGTVYKCKDVDHVYQGELLPSFDEIIQSKETFAKSFMKQYTNTDPFNAVPLIEPYRHSNYVVQNPPPEPHTTRELDAIYLMPFTKNYHPIYEQMGGVPAIKEIKHSLVSSRGCFGGCSFCALHFHQGRIVQSRSTESILEEAQEMVQDPEFKGYIHDVGGPTANFRQKACQKQLKHGVCQDKNCLAPKPCSNLEVNHQDYLKLLRKLRNMEGVKKVFIRSGIRFDYLLYDDDDSFFEELCRHHVSGQLKVAPEHVSNRVLKKMNKPPHKVYEKFKNKYHAINEKFGMEQYLVPYFISSHPGSDLHDAIKLAEYVRDIGYNPQQVQDFYPTPGTLATCMYYTELDPRTMEPIYVAKSPHEKAMQRALIQYKNPKNYHLVYQALKQAGREDLIGYHDKALIKPKKKPNRASTKRENKKKNKRKQKG, from the coding sequence TTGAGACAACAATTTTTACCCATATCAAAAACAGATATGGAACAAAGAGGATGGGAACAACTTGATTTCATAATCATTAGTGGTGATGCATATGTTGACCATCCTTCCTTTGGTGTAGCTATTATTGGAAGACTATTAGAGTCAAAGGGATATCGAGTTGGAATTATCTCACAACCTGATTGGAAAGATACACAAGACTTCAAAAGATTGGGCAAACCCAAATTAGGCTTTTTCATAAGTGCCGGTAATATAGATTCCATGGTTAATCACTACACTGTGGCCAAAAAGTTAAGGAGAAAAGACGCCTATTCCCCTGGGGGCAAAATGGGAATGCGCCCCGACAGAGCCAGTATTGTATATTCACAAAAGGCTCGAGAAGCATATAAAAAAGTTCCCATCATTTTAGGAGGTCTTGAGGCCAGCTTAAGAAGGTTGTCTCATTACGATTACTGGGAAAATAGGGTTCGTCGCTCGATCCTCTTAGATTCTAGGGCTGACTTGTTAGTGTACGGAATGGGTGAAAAACAGGTGGTTGAAATTGCCGAAGCTCTAGATAGTGGACTATCTATTTCCGATCTCACCTTTATCAAGGGAACTGTATATAAATGTAAAGATGTAGACCATGTTTACCAAGGGGAACTGCTCCCTTCATTTGATGAAATCATTCAATCTAAAGAAACCTTCGCAAAAAGCTTTATGAAACAATACACAAATACTGACCCCTTTAATGCTGTACCTTTAATTGAACCCTATAGACACAGTAATTATGTAGTTCAAAATCCTCCACCGGAACCACATACAACTAGAGAACTAGATGCAATTTATTTAATGCCCTTCACTAAAAACTATCATCCTATATACGAACAAATGGGTGGAGTACCTGCAATCAAAGAAATTAAACACAGTTTGGTAAGTTCAAGGGGATGTTTTGGTGGATGTAGTTTTTGTGCTTTACACTTCCATCAAGGCAGAATTGTTCAGTCCAGAAGCACAGAATCTATCTTAGAAGAAGCTCAAGAAATGGTTCAAGATCCAGAATTCAAGGGGTATATCCATGATGTTGGAGGACCTACAGCCAATTTTAGGCAAAAAGCTTGCCAAAAACAGCTAAAGCACGGAGTTTGCCAGGACAAAAATTGTTTGGCACCTAAACCATGCTCTAATTTGGAGGTAAACCATCAGGATTATCTGAAACTGCTCCGAAAATTACGTAATATGGAAGGTGTTAAAAAGGTATTTATCCGGTCAGGTATCAGATTTGATTACCTACTTTATGATGACGATGACAGCTTTTTTGAAGAACTTTGCCGCCATCATGTGAGTGGTCAATTAAAAGTAGCCCCAGAACACGTTTCCAATCGAGTATTAAAGAAAATGAATAAACCACCTCATAAGGTTTATGAAAAATTTAAAAATAAGTACCATGCAATTAACGAAAAATTTGGTATGGAACAATACCTGGTACCGTATTTCATTTCCAGTCATCCTGGCTCAGATTTACACGATGCTATCAAACTAGCTGAATACGTAAGGGATATTGGTTATAACCCTCAACAGGTACAAGATTTTTATCCAACACCCGGGACCCTGGCAACATGTATGTATTATACCGAACTAGACCCCAGAACCATGGAACCAATTTATGTGGCCAAATCTCCTCACGAAAAAGCTATGCAAAGAGCTTTGATACAGTACAAAAATCCCAAAAATTATCATCTGGTATATCAGGCTCTTAAACAAGCCGGAAGAGAAGATTTAATCGGATATCATGACAAGGCATTGATTAAACCAAAGAAAAAACCTAACAGAGCCTCGACTAAGAGAGAAAATAAAAAGAAAAATAAAAGAAAACAAAAAGGATAG
- a CDS encoding YjfB family protein — protein MDIAALSSSLSQAKLHSQVSTSVQKLSMDIMENSKDQFMDLLESSTVERTELERSVLSHLGHNFDTFA, from the coding sequence ATGGATATAGCAGCATTATCTAGTTCATTAAGCCAAGCTAAACTCCATAGCCAAGTTAGTACTTCTGTTCAGAAACTTTCTATGGATATAATGGAAAACTCTAAAGATCAATTTATGGATTTATTAGAAAGTTCCACAGTGGAAAGGACAGAATTAGAACGATCAGTTTTATCTCACCTGGGACATAATTTTGATACCTTTGCTTAA
- a CDS encoding IS3 family transposase (programmed frameshift), protein MSNKRYNEDFKRTIVDLYNSGSSVKDLSSEYGVTEVTIYKWIKDFSPNQQSGSEGATSKDVEEMQKEMARLKEENEILKKGYDHIRQKVDNTELTEFIKEQKDEHTIKAICDALDFPRSTYYETINRVESNRDKENRELLDQITQIHKNSKKRYGAPKIHAVLINKGYKVSLKRVQRLMRKEGIKSIVRKKYRPYPSREKVVERENLLKQDFSTTFVNQKWVTDITYIDTVKDGWCYLASVMDLHTHKIVGYSFSKTMTTDLVIKAVKNAYDTQKPGNGLILHSDLGTQYTSDDFKRFLRYKGIKQSFSRKGCPYDNAHIESFHATLKKEEVNHVKYLDFKSAEIALFRFIESWYNRTRIHGSLEFLTPQHVEDLAKQSA, encoded by the exons ATGAGTAATAAGAGATATAATGAAGACTTCAAAAGAACAATTGTAGATTTATATAATTCAGGTAGTTCTGTGAAGGATTTGTCTAGCGAATATGGTGTGACAGAGGTTACTATTTATAAATGGATCAAAGATTTCTCTCCAAACCAACAATCTGGCAGTGAGGGAGCCACTTCAAAAGATGTGGAAGAAATGCAAAAAGAAATGGCTCGCTTGAAAGAGGAGAATGAAATCTTAAAAAAGG GCTATGACCATATTCGCCAAAAAGTAGACAATACAGAGCTTACTGAATTTATAAAAGAACAAAAGGACGAGCATACTATCAAAGCTATTTGTGATGCTCTAGACTTTCCGAGAAGTACTTATTACGAAACAATAAATCGAGTTGAATCTAATCGTGACAAAGAAAACAGAGAACTATTAGATCAAATAACTCAAATTCATAAAAACAGTAAAAAGCGATATGGTGCACCAAAGATCCACGCTGTGCTAATCAATAAAGGATACAAAGTCAGCTTAAAAAGAGTCCAACGATTAATGAGAAAAGAGGGTATCAAATCAATTGTCAGGAAAAAATATCGGCCTTATCCTAGTAGAGAAAAAGTAGTCGAACGAGAGAATCTCCTAAAACAAGACTTTTCAACTACATTTGTCAATCAAAAGTGGGTTACTGATATTACATACATTGATACTGTTAAAGACGGCTGGTGCTACTTAGCCTCTGTAATGGATTTACACACCCATAAAATTGTTGGATACTCTTTTAGCAAGACCATGACAACAGATTTAGTTATTAAAGCTGTTAAAAATGCTTATGATACACAGAAACCTGGCAATGGACTTATTCTACATAGTGATCTAGGTACCCAGTACACTAGCGATGACTTTAAGCGTTTTTTAAGGTACAAAGGGATCAAGCAATCATTTAGCAGAAAAGGCTGCCCTTATGACAATGCACATATCGAATCATTTCATGCTACTTTGAAAAAGGAAGAAGTTAACCATGTTAAGTACTTAGACTTCAAATCGGCTGAAATTGCTCTATTTAGGTTCATTGAGAGCTGGTACAACAGAACAAGAATCCATGGAAGTTTGGAGTTTTTAACTCCTCAACATGTTGAGGATCTAGCAAAGCAATCTGCTTAA
- a CDS encoding cation diffusion facilitator family transporter — translation MEEKLIKISLYVTIVFALVSFVLGIFFRSQVIVFDGLYSLIGVGITTFSLYAVKFMGKHDWRRFPFGKDIIEPLVVIVNYCIILLLVAASLITAIIALFRGGREIMLGPSLVYTAIGTLICVIMYLYLNKKSARLNSEFVSVEANQWYMDTLVSGGILIGFIIAVILQRIPALQALVSYVDPVMVIVVSLYFMKVPVIEIKTALREVLAMPPNGKIRQQVEEVIKYIIDKYNIIDYLIRVAKVGKTLKIEVDFVVDENSAAQSVYEQDQIRQEVNDRISDIEYDKWITLSFTSDRKWII, via the coding sequence ATGGAGGAAAAATTAATTAAAATATCCCTATATGTAACGATTGTTTTTGCACTAGTCTCTTTTGTTTTGGGGATATTTTTTCGTTCCCAAGTAATTGTTTTTGATGGTTTGTATTCTCTAATTGGTGTTGGGATTACCACCTTTTCTTTATATGCAGTCAAATTTATGGGAAAACATGATTGGCGTAGATTTCCTTTTGGTAAAGATATTATTGAGCCCCTTGTTGTTATTGTAAATTATTGCATTATTTTACTCCTGGTAGCTGCTTCTTTAATAACTGCTATTATAGCTTTGTTCCGAGGTGGAAGAGAAATAATGCTAGGGCCCAGTCTGGTTTATACTGCTATAGGTACCTTGATATGTGTGATTATGTATTTATACCTTAATAAAAAAAGTGCAAGATTAAATTCCGAATTTGTTTCTGTTGAAGCAAATCAGTGGTATATGGATACTCTAGTCAGTGGTGGTATTTTAATTGGATTCATAATAGCTGTGATATTACAAAGAATACCTGCTTTACAAGCTTTGGTTTCTTATGTAGATCCGGTAATGGTTATTGTTGTATCATTGTACTTTATGAAAGTACCAGTAATTGAAATTAAGACTGCTCTGAGGGAAGTTCTCGCTATGCCACCCAATGGAAAGATAAGGCAACAAGTAGAGGAAGTGATTAAATATATTATCGACAAGTATAACATCATAGATTATTTGATCAGGGTTGCTAAAGTTGGTAAAACTTTAAAAATTGAAGTTGATTTTGTTGTGGATGAAAACTCAGCAGCTCAATCAGTATACGAACAAGATCAAATCCGCCAAGAAGTAAATGATAGAATTTCTGATATTGAATACGATAAATGGATAACCCTTTCTTTTACCAGTGATCGCAAGTGGATTATTTAG
- a CDS encoding TetR family transcriptional regulator gives MTHSQTNKYHRLIQAAIEIIKEQGFEKTSVSQIVNRAGVAQGTFYLYFKSKNELVPAIAQMILNEQFRRLKLRYPEKSPSLEELLDAIIDTTFEITREYKELILFCYSGLAYYYSFERWEEIYEPYYKWLEDKICEIRSLQKVQQENNTYYLANYIVNLVEHGAELFYLSNGFNENLDESKQELKKFLKRSLNQRGDIKYEG, from the coding sequence ATGACTCATTCTCAAACAAACAAGTACCATAGATTGATACAAGCTGCTATAGAAATCATAAAGGAACAAGGTTTTGAAAAAACTTCTGTATCTCAAATAGTTAATCGGGCTGGAGTAGCTCAAGGGACCTTTTATCTGTATTTCAAATCAAAAAATGAACTAGTTCCTGCTATCGCTCAAATGATATTAAATGAACAGTTTCGCCGGTTAAAGTTAAGGTATCCTGAGAAGAGCCCAAGTTTAGAAGAACTTCTAGACGCTATTATCGATACTACATTTGAAATTACTAGAGAGTATAAGGAGTTAATTCTTTTTTGTTACTCCGGTCTTGCTTACTACTATTCTTTTGAGAGATGGGAAGAAATTTACGAACCGTATTATAAATGGTTAGAAGATAAGATTTGTGAAATACGTAGTTTACAAAAAGTCCAACAAGAGAATAATACTTATTATTTGGCAAATTATATAGTGAATTTGGTAGAACATGGGGCAGAACTATTTTATCTATCAAATGGATTTAATGAAAATCTTGATGAATCAAAACAGGAACTGAAAAAATTTTTAAAGCGATCGCTGAACCAACGAGGTGATATTAAATATGAAGGATAG